A single Streptomyces sp. Edi2 DNA region contains:
- a CDS encoding GNAT family N-acetyltransferase codes for MTFAITPAIPAGALSATDQPALPSPGSDVLLRPWETDDAPVLQCAFQDPSIQHWHTHHVTSREEAQEWITTSHRSWQQEQAAQWAIARADSGEVLGRIALRWMDLLHGLAECAYWVLPDARGIGLAPRALATLATWALDEAGFHRLELAHSVGNDASCRVATKTGFVLEGTRRGAHLQRDGRHDMHLHARVQGDT; via the coding sequence ATGACTTTTGCGATTACGCCCGCCATCCCCGCCGGGGCTCTCTCCGCTACCGACCAACCCGCCCTGCCGTCACCAGGCAGTGATGTGCTCCTGCGGCCCTGGGAAACGGACGACGCCCCCGTCCTGCAATGCGCCTTCCAAGACCCGTCCATCCAGCACTGGCACACGCACCACGTCACTTCTCGGGAGGAAGCCCAGGAGTGGATCACGACCTCCCATCGGTCCTGGCAGCAGGAGCAGGCCGCTCAGTGGGCCATCGCCAGGGCCGACAGCGGTGAGGTACTCGGACGGATAGCCCTGCGCTGGATGGACCTTCTCCACGGCCTTGCCGAGTGTGCTTACTGGGTCCTGCCGGATGCGCGCGGTATCGGCCTCGCTCCGCGTGCCCTCGCCACATTAGCCACCTGGGCGCTGGACGAGGCCGGCTTCCACCGCCTCGAACTCGCGCACTCGGTCGGCAATGACGCCTCCTGCCGAGTGGCCACCAAGACCGGCTTCGTACTGGAGGGCACCCGGCGCGGCGCGCATCTGCAGCGGGACGGCCGGCACGACATGCACCTCCATGCCCGTGTCCAGGGCGACACCTGA
- a CDS encoding TetR/AcrR family transcriptional regulator C-terminal domain-containing protein yields the protein MARPRKPLLSRERIVSTALALIDSEGLPALSTRRLAAELGVSGPSLYNHFTTKDEILDAVADTVIAQVDVSGFEAGADWRAGLLAWARSYRAALAAHPQIVPFLAQGPGRRPAGLKMADAAFGGMVEAGWSPAQATRVCAMVRYFVAGSALGSFARGFVDDPSAYDPADYPHLGQAHLLAEHQRQVDEGAFETGLQALVDGLALQHPELLPPDGR from the coding sequence ATGGCCCGACCCCGCAAGCCCCTGCTGAGCCGCGAGCGCATCGTCTCCACGGCGCTGGCGCTCATCGACTCCGAAGGGCTGCCGGCGCTCTCCACCCGGCGCCTGGCGGCGGAGCTGGGCGTGAGCGGGCCGTCCCTCTACAACCACTTCACGACCAAGGACGAGATCCTTGACGCGGTGGCCGACACGGTCATCGCCCAGGTCGATGTGTCGGGCTTCGAGGCGGGCGCGGACTGGCGCGCCGGGCTGCTCGCCTGGGCCCGCTCGTACCGCGCCGCGCTCGCCGCGCACCCGCAGATCGTGCCGTTCCTCGCCCAGGGACCCGGCCGCCGCCCGGCCGGCCTGAAGATGGCCGATGCGGCGTTCGGCGGGATGGTCGAGGCGGGATGGTCGCCCGCCCAGGCCACCAGGGTCTGTGCGATGGTCCGTTACTTCGTGGCCGGCTCCGCGCTGGGCTCGTTCGCCCGCGGCTTCGTGGACGACCCGAGCGCCTACGACCCCGCCGACTACCCGCACCTCGGCCAGGCTCACCTCCTGGCGGAGCATCAGCGCCAGGTGGACGAGGGCGCGTTCGAGACCGGACTGCAGGCACTGGTGGACGGCCTGGCCCTGCAGCACCCGGAACTCCTGCCGCCGGACGGCCGCTGA
- a CDS encoding TetR/AcrR family transcriptional regulator: protein MGAAAKRAEAENEEWAGVTPDAARRLVSAAVEAFAERGYHATTTRDIAGRAGMSPAALYIHYKTKEELLYRISGIGHEKALRIMDAAAGAEGSATERLRDAVRTFARWHAEHHTTARVIQYELQALSPEHYTEITGLRRRTDRVLRQIIQDGADSGEFQADDVPGTTLAVLSLCVDVARWFTAQGPRTPDEVGTLYADLVLRMVGAPVDRAAAGEG, encoded by the coding sequence ATGGGTGCGGCGGCGAAGCGGGCCGAAGCGGAGAACGAGGAGTGGGCCGGGGTGACCCCGGACGCCGCGCGGCGCCTGGTCAGTGCCGCCGTCGAGGCTTTCGCCGAGCGTGGCTACCACGCCACCACCACCCGTGACATCGCCGGCCGGGCCGGTATGAGCCCTGCCGCCCTCTACATCCACTACAAGACCAAGGAAGAGCTGCTGTACCGCATCAGCGGCATCGGCCACGAAAAGGCGCTGCGCATCATGGACGCCGCCGCCGGGGCCGAGGGCAGCGCCACCGAGCGCCTTCGCGACGCCGTACGGACCTTCGCCCGCTGGCATGCGGAGCACCACACCACCGCCCGGGTCATCCAGTACGAGCTCCAGGCGCTGAGCCCCGAGCACTACACCGAGATCACCGGTCTGCGCCGCCGTACGGACCGGGTGCTGCGGCAGATCATCCAGGACGGTGCGGACAGCGGGGAGTTCCAGGCCGACGACGTGCCGGGCACCACCCTCGCGGTGCTGTCGCTGTGTGTGGACGTCGCCCGCTGGTTCACGGCACAGGGCCCGCGCACGCCCGACGAGGTCGGCACCCTCTATGCCGACCTCGTGCTGCGCATGGTGGGTGCGCCGGTGGACCGGGCCGCCGCGGGCGAGGGGTAG
- a CDS encoding amidase → MADLHDLTALEQAEKIRSGELSPVELTEHYLTRIERLDDSLGAFLTRTPEIARKQASDAESEATAARREGRALPPLHGVPVPVKDLNQVAGVRCTMGSRALDGQVPTVDDHVVHKLRAGGTILLGKTNTPEFGLPCYTENDLAPPARTPWDPELSAGGSSGGAAAAVAGGLAPLAHASDGGGSIRIPASVCGLFGIKPSRGRVSGGPLLHDISGLATSGPLARTVADAATLLDVMAGTMPGDPFTAPPLPPGETFATHARRDPGRLRIACLTEPPVPGIELHPDCRTATTDTAALLTGLGHEVEELSLPADDGILLAFTRVWSVLAASRPVPPEREELLMPLTRSLRARGAEVSGTDFARSMYAFRILAQSVADGLMPPGTGYDVILSPTLAAPPVPVGGLRNDADPQAEFAAIGAFTPFTALYNATGQPAVSVPLQWNAEGLPIGVMLAGRYGDEATLIALSAQLEQARPWADRTPSMW, encoded by the coding sequence ATGGCCGACCTGCACGATCTGACCGCGCTCGAACAGGCCGAGAAGATCCGGTCGGGCGAGCTCTCCCCCGTGGAGCTCACCGAGCACTATCTGACGCGGATCGAGCGGCTCGACGACTCACTCGGCGCCTTCCTCACCCGCACCCCGGAGATAGCCCGCAAGCAGGCCTCGGACGCCGAGAGCGAGGCCACCGCGGCCCGCCGGGAGGGCCGTGCGCTCCCGCCGCTGCACGGCGTCCCGGTCCCCGTGAAGGACCTCAACCAGGTCGCCGGGGTGCGCTGCACGATGGGTTCCCGGGCGCTGGACGGGCAGGTGCCGACCGTCGACGACCATGTCGTCCACAAGCTGCGGGCGGGCGGCACGATCCTGCTCGGCAAGACCAACACCCCCGAATTCGGGCTGCCGTGCTACACCGAGAACGACCTGGCGCCGCCCGCCCGCACCCCGTGGGACCCGGAGCTCTCGGCGGGCGGCTCCAGCGGCGGGGCGGCCGCCGCCGTGGCCGGCGGCCTCGCCCCGCTCGCGCACGCCAGCGACGGCGGCGGCTCGATCCGTATCCCGGCCTCGGTCTGCGGGCTGTTCGGCATCAAGCCCAGCCGCGGCCGGGTCAGCGGCGGCCCGCTGCTGCACGACATCTCCGGCCTGGCCACCTCGGGACCACTGGCCCGTACGGTCGCGGACGCGGCCACCCTGCTGGACGTCATGGCGGGCACGATGCCCGGCGATCCGTTCACCGCGCCGCCACTGCCGCCCGGCGAAACCTTCGCCACCCACGCCCGCCGCGACCCCGGACGGCTGCGGATCGCCTGCCTCACCGAGCCGCCCGTCCCCGGCATCGAGCTCCACCCCGACTGCCGCACCGCCACCACCGACACCGCCGCCCTGCTGACCGGGCTCGGCCACGAGGTCGAGGAGCTGTCCCTGCCGGCCGACGACGGCATCCTGCTCGCCTTCACCCGGGTCTGGTCGGTGCTCGCCGCGAGCCGCCCCGTGCCGCCGGAGCGCGAGGAGCTGCTGATGCCGCTCACCCGCTCGCTGCGCGCCCGCGGCGCCGAGGTCTCCGGTACGGACTTCGCACGCTCGATGTACGCGTTCCGGATTCTCGCCCAGTCCGTCGCGGACGGCCTGATGCCGCCGGGCACCGGCTATGACGTGATCCTCTCGCCGACCCTGGCCGCGCCCCCGGTCCCGGTCGGCGGGCTGCGCAACGACGCCGACCCCCAGGCCGAGTTCGCCGCCATCGGCGCCTTCACGCCGTTCACCGCGCTCTACAACGCCACCGGCCAGCCCGCGGTGAGCGTCCCGCTGCAGTGGAACGCCGAGGGGCTGCCGATCGGGGTGATGCTGGCCGGGCGCTACGGCGACGAGGCCACCCTGATCGCGCTGTCGGCGCAGCTGGAGCAGGCCCGCCCGTGGGCGGACCGCACCCCGTCCATGTGGTGA
- the soxR gene encoding redox-sensitive transcriptional activator SoxR yields the protein MPQLPYKVHELTVGQLSARSGAAVSALHFYESKGLISSTRTAGNQRRYTRDALRRVAFVRAAQRVGIPLAVIRDALAELPDERTPNRADWARLSAVWRAELDERITQLVELRDRLSDCIGCGCLSLETCGLSNPYDNLGEQGPGARRLRVDRSVQDPEGAQQRAGGEQRQQRHTKAQRAQRAQPGEREEQGGCTDERGCCTDEP from the coding sequence GTGCCCCAGCTTCCGTACAAGGTTCACGAGCTCACCGTCGGCCAGCTTTCCGCGCGCAGCGGTGCCGCGGTCTCCGCGCTGCACTTCTACGAGTCCAAGGGGCTGATCAGCAGCACCCGGACGGCGGGCAATCAGCGGCGCTACACCCGTGACGCGCTGCGTCGGGTCGCGTTCGTGCGGGCGGCGCAGCGGGTGGGGATCCCGCTCGCGGTGATCCGTGACGCGCTGGCCGAGCTGCCGGACGAGCGCACGCCCAACCGCGCCGACTGGGCCCGGCTCTCCGCGGTCTGGCGCGCCGAGCTGGACGAGCGGATCACCCAACTCGTCGAGTTGCGCGACCGGTTGTCGGACTGCATCGGCTGTGGCTGCCTCTCGCTGGAGACCTGCGGGCTGTCCAATCCGTACGACAACCTCGGTGAGCAGGGGCCCGGCGCGCGACGGCTGCGGGTCGACCGGAGCGTCCAGGACCCGGAGGGGGCACAGCAGCGCGCGGGCGGTGAGCAGCGGCAGCAGCGGCATACGAAGGCTCAGAGGGCTCAGAGGGCTCAGCCCGGCGAGCGGGAAGAGCAGGGCGGCTGTACGGACGAGCGGGGCTGCTGTACCGACGAGCCGTGA
- a CDS encoding acyl-CoA dehydrogenase family protein — MNLELSAEQAAVRQLAKDFADREITPYATAWDRAEQVDRGIVKKLGGLGFLGLTVPEEYGGSGGDHLSYVLVTEELGRADSSVRGIVSVSLGLVAKTLASWGDEEQKRAWLPRLTSGEAVGCFGLTEPGTGSDPANLATRAVRDGDAYVIDGTKMFITNGTWADVVLLFARTGGAPGHQGISAFLVPADSPGLERREIHGKLGLRGQATAELVLKGVRVPAAAMLGPEGKGFSVAMSALAKGRMSVAAGCVGIAQAALDAALGYAGEREQFGKPLARHQLVQELISDIAVDVDAARLLTWQVADLIERGEPFVTAASKAKLFASEAAVRAANNALQVFGGYGYIDEYPVGKLLRDARVMTLYEGTSQIQKLVIGRALTGVSAF, encoded by the coding sequence ATGAACCTGGAGCTCAGCGCGGAGCAGGCCGCGGTACGGCAGCTCGCCAAGGACTTCGCCGACCGCGAGATCACCCCGTACGCCACCGCCTGGGACCGCGCGGAGCAGGTCGACCGCGGCATCGTGAAGAAGCTGGGCGGTCTCGGCTTCCTCGGGCTCACCGTCCCCGAGGAGTACGGCGGCTCCGGCGGCGACCACCTCTCCTACGTCCTGGTCACCGAGGAGTTGGGCCGCGCCGACTCCTCGGTGCGCGGCATCGTCTCGGTCTCCCTGGGGCTGGTGGCCAAGACGCTCGCCTCGTGGGGCGACGAGGAGCAGAAGCGGGCGTGGCTGCCGCGGCTCACCTCCGGCGAGGCGGTCGGCTGCTTCGGTCTGACCGAACCGGGCACCGGCTCCGACCCCGCGAACCTCGCCACCCGGGCGGTCCGCGACGGGGACGCGTACGTCATCGACGGCACCAAGATGTTCATCACCAACGGCACCTGGGCCGATGTCGTCCTGCTCTTCGCCCGCACCGGCGGCGCTCCGGGACACCAGGGCATCAGCGCCTTCCTCGTCCCGGCGGACAGCCCCGGCCTGGAGCGCCGGGAGATCCACGGCAAACTGGGGCTGCGCGGCCAGGCCACCGCGGAGCTGGTGCTGAAGGGTGTACGGGTCCCGGCCGCCGCCATGCTCGGTCCCGAGGGCAAGGGGTTCTCGGTCGCGATGTCCGCGCTGGCCAAGGGCCGGATGTCGGTGGCTGCCGGCTGTGTGGGCATCGCCCAGGCCGCCCTGGACGCCGCGCTCGGCTACGCGGGCGAGCGCGAGCAGTTCGGCAAGCCCCTCGCCCGGCACCAGCTGGTGCAGGAGCTGATCAGCGATATCGCCGTGGACGTGGACGCGGCGCGCCTGCTGACCTGGCAGGTGGCCGATCTGATCGAACGCGGCGAGCCGTTCGTCACCGCCGCGTCGAAGGCCAAGCTGTTCGCCTCCGAGGCCGCGGTGCGGGCCGCCAACAACGCCCTCCAGGTCTTCGGCGGCTACGGCTATATCGACGAGTACCCGGTCGGCAAGCTGCTGCGGGATGCCCGGGTGATGACCCTGTACGAGGGCACCAGCCAGATACAGAAGCTGGTCATCGGCCGTGCGCTGACCGGGGTCTCCGCCTTCTGA
- a CDS encoding aldehyde dehydrogenase family protein: protein MKQHDAMYIDGSWRPAGGSGTIEVVNPADGQVIATVPAGSAQDVDAAVRAARAALPGWAATPPAERAARLAALRDQLAARAEEIAETVSAELGSPLAFSTKVHAGIPLAVCGSYAELAGTYSFEEKIGNSTVLHEPVGVVGAITPWNYPLHQIVAKVAPALAAGCTVVLKPAEDTPLVAQLFAECVDAARIPAGVFNLVTGLGPVAGQALAEHEGVDLVSFTGSTAVGKRIGALAGAAVKRVALELGGKSANVILPSADLAKAVAVGVANVMANSGQTCSAWTRMLVHKDRYAEAVELATAAAAKYVPGERVGPLVSAKQRDRVRGYIEQGIVEGARVVAGGPEAPAGPGFYVAPTVFADVTPEMTIAQEEIFGPVLSILKYEDEDDAARIANDTVYGLAGAVWAGDDAEAVAFARRLDTGQVDINSGRFNPLAPFGGYKQSGIGRELGPHGLTEYLQTKSLQF, encoded by the coding sequence GTGAAGCAGCACGACGCGATGTACATCGACGGAAGCTGGCGGCCCGCCGGGGGCAGCGGCACGATCGAGGTCGTCAACCCGGCCGACGGGCAGGTCATCGCCACCGTCCCGGCCGGCTCGGCGCAGGACGTGGACGCCGCGGTCCGCGCCGCCCGCGCGGCGCTGCCGGGCTGGGCCGCCACCCCGCCCGCCGAGCGCGCGGCCCGGCTGGCCGCACTGCGCGACCAACTCGCCGCGCGCGCCGAGGAGATCGCCGAGACCGTCAGCGCCGAACTCGGCTCGCCGCTCGCCTTCAGCACGAAGGTGCACGCCGGGATACCGCTCGCGGTCTGCGGCTCGTACGCCGAACTGGCCGGCACCTACTCCTTCGAGGAGAAGATCGGCAACTCCACCGTGCTGCACGAGCCGGTGGGTGTGGTGGGCGCGATCACGCCCTGGAACTACCCCCTGCACCAGATCGTCGCCAAGGTCGCCCCGGCGCTCGCGGCCGGCTGCACGGTGGTGCTCAAGCCCGCCGAGGACACCCCGCTGGTCGCCCAGCTCTTCGCGGAGTGCGTCGACGCGGCCCGGATACCCGCCGGTGTCTTCAACCTCGTCACCGGACTCGGCCCGGTCGCCGGGCAGGCGCTCGCCGAGCACGAGGGGGTCGACCTGGTCTCCTTCACCGGCTCGACGGCCGTCGGCAAGCGGATCGGTGCCCTCGCGGGGGCCGCGGTCAAGCGGGTGGCGCTGGAGCTGGGCGGCAAGTCCGCCAATGTCATCCTGCCCAGCGCCGATCTGGCCAAGGCGGTCGCGGTCGGCGTCGCCAATGTCATGGCCAACTCCGGCCAGACCTGCAGCGCCTGGACCCGGATGCTGGTCCACAAGGACCGGTACGCCGAGGCCGTCGAGCTGGCGACCGCGGCGGCCGCCAAGTACGTCCCGGGGGAGAGGGTCGGTCCGCTGGTCAGCGCCAAGCAGCGGGACCGGGTGCGCGGCTACATCGAGCAGGGCATCGTCGAGGGCGCGCGGGTCGTGGCGGGCGGCCCCGAGGCGCCCGCCGGGCCGGGCTTCTACGTCGCGCCGACCGTCTTCGCCGATGTCACGCCGGAGATGACCATCGCCCAGGAGGAGATCTTCGGCCCGGTCCTGTCGATCCTGAAGTACGAGGACGAGGACGACGCCGCCCGGATCGCCAATGACACCGTCTACGGGCTGGCCGGCGCGGTCTGGGCGGGCGACGATGCCGAGGCGGTCGCCTTCGCCCGCCGCCTGGACACCGGGCAGGTCGACATCAACAGCGGCCGGTTCAACCCCCTTGCCCCGTTCGGCGGTTACAAGCAGTCCGGCATCGGCCGCGAGCTGGGCCCGCACGGACTGACCGAATACCTGCAGACCAAGTCGCTGCAGTTCTGA
- a CDS encoding Zn-dependent alcohol dehydrogenase, with protein MIRAAVLSAVNAPLRVTEINLPEPGPGQVRIRLAAAGVCHSDLSLSNGTLRQPAPAVLGHEGAGTVTAVGPEVTTVAPGDRVVLNWAPSCGDCHFCGLAEPWLCARSGHAAEAPYATLAADATDLYPGLGTAAFAEETVVPARAALPLPDGVPLADAALLGCAVLTGWGAVHHNARVRAGESVAVFGVGGVGLATLQAARIAGAGPIVAVDVSPEKEELARAAGATEFVVAGDDTAKRIRKLTSGVGADVAVECVGRADTIRTAWSSTRRGGRTTVVGIGGQDQQVAFSALELFYFGRTLSGCVYGNSDPARDLPVIAEHVRSGALDLSALVTERITLDGIPSAFDAMLAGKGGRALVVF; from the coding sequence GTGATCCGCGCCGCCGTACTGTCCGCCGTCAACGCCCCGTTGCGGGTCACCGAGATCAACCTGCCCGAGCCCGGTCCCGGCCAGGTCCGTATCCGGCTCGCCGCCGCCGGCGTCTGCCACTCCGACCTGTCCCTGTCCAACGGCACCCTGCGCCAGCCGGCCCCGGCCGTCCTCGGTCACGAGGGCGCGGGCACCGTCACCGCGGTGGGGCCCGAGGTGACCACGGTGGCCCCCGGCGACCGGGTCGTCCTCAACTGGGCGCCGTCCTGCGGTGACTGCCACTTCTGCGGGCTGGCCGAGCCGTGGCTGTGCGCCCGCTCCGGCCACGCCGCGGAGGCGCCGTACGCCACCCTCGCCGCCGACGCCACCGACCTCTACCCTGGCCTCGGCACCGCCGCGTTCGCCGAGGAGACCGTGGTGCCCGCGCGGGCCGCGCTGCCGCTGCCCGACGGGGTGCCGCTCGCCGACGCGGCGCTGCTCGGCTGCGCGGTACTCACCGGCTGGGGCGCCGTGCACCACAACGCCCGGGTACGGGCCGGGGAGTCGGTCGCGGTCTTCGGCGTCGGCGGGGTGGGCCTGGCCACGCTGCAGGCCGCGCGGATCGCCGGTGCGGGCCCGATCGTGGCCGTGGACGTCTCACCGGAGAAGGAGGAGCTGGCCCGCGCGGCCGGCGCGACGGAGTTCGTGGTGGCGGGCGACGACACCGCCAAGCGCATCCGCAAGCTCACCTCAGGTGTGGGTGCCGATGTCGCCGTGGAGTGTGTGGGGCGCGCCGACACCATCCGCACGGCCTGGTCGTCGACCCGCCGCGGCGGCCGTACGACGGTCGTCGGCATCGGCGGACAGGACCAGCAGGTCGCCTTCTCCGCCCTGGAGCTCTTCTACTTCGGCCGGACCCTCTCCGGCTGCGTCTACGGCAACAGCGACCCCGCCCGCGACCTCCCCGTCATCGCGGAACACGTCCGCTCCGGCGCCCTCGACCTGTCCGCCCTGGTCACCGAGCGCATCACCCTGGACGGCATCCCGTCCGCCTTCGACGCCATGCTGGCGGGCAAGGGCGGGCGGGCGTTGGTGGTGTTCTAG
- a CDS encoding MaoC family dehydratase, whose product MAQPRVFGSLDELREAVGEELGTSDWLEIDQKRIDLFAEATGDHQWIHVDQEKAAAGPFGTTIAHGYLTLSLLPAFVPQLMRVDNVKMGINYGTNKVRFPATVPVGSRLRATARIAEVTEVPGGVQLATVVTIEREGGDKPVCVAESVSRFYL is encoded by the coding sequence ATGGCACAGCCCCGAGTGTTCGGATCGCTCGACGAACTGCGCGAAGCAGTCGGTGAGGAGCTGGGCACCAGCGACTGGCTGGAGATCGACCAGAAGCGGATCGACCTGTTCGCGGAGGCCACCGGCGATCACCAGTGGATCCATGTGGACCAGGAGAAGGCCGCGGCCGGCCCCTTCGGCACCACCATCGCGCACGGCTATCTGACGCTGTCGCTGCTGCCCGCCTTCGTACCGCAGCTGATGCGGGTCGACAACGTGAAGATGGGCATCAACTACGGCACCAACAAGGTCCGTTTCCCCGCCACCGTCCCGGTCGGCTCACGACTGCGCGCCACCGCCAGGATCGCGGAGGTGACCGAGGTTCCCGGCGGCGTCCAGCTCGCCACGGTCGTGACCATCGAGCGCGAGGGCGGCGACAAGCCGGTCTGCGTCGCGGAGTCGGTCAGCCGCTTCTACCTGTAG